The following proteins come from a genomic window of Myxococcales bacterium:
- a CDS encoding sigma-70 family RNA polymerase sigma factor, translating into MDGRDTRDLDEAMARLASGDRSAFDPVYRRLRPILLRFSTRMLGPGPDADDVTQQALEKIFARASDYDPARPALPWAFAVTSWECATVRRRRRRRGLVERSEDAEAPSTDPSAESTLIDRDLHAALALAVEGLEPADRATVEQAFAEVRAELDGVSAVAFRKRKERAVKRLREIWRQLYGS; encoded by the coding sequence ATGGACGGACGTGACACCCGCGACCTCGACGAGGCCATGGCTCGGCTGGCGTCGGGCGATCGCTCGGCGTTCGACCCCGTCTATCGGCGGCTTCGCCCCATCTTGCTCCGCTTTTCCACGCGCATGCTCGGCCCCGGTCCGGACGCAGACGATGTCACCCAGCAAGCCCTCGAGAAAATCTTCGCGCGCGCGAGCGACTACGATCCGGCGCGGCCCGCGCTGCCGTGGGCGTTCGCTGTCACGAGCTGGGAGTGCGCGACCGTGCGCCGCCGTCGCCGGCGTCGTGGGCTCGTCGAGCGGAGCGAGGACGCTGAAGCTCCCAGCACCGACCCAAGCGCGGAGTCCACGCTCATCGACCGCGATCTCCATGCAGCGCTCGCGCTCGCGGTCGAGGGCCTCGAGCCCGCGGATCGCGCGACGGTGGAGCAGGCCTTCGCGGAGGTCCGGGCCGAGCTCGATGGCGTCAGCGCCGTCGCGTTTCGCAAGCGCAAGGAGCGCGCCGTGAAGCGCCTCCGTGAGATCTGGAGGCAGCTCTATGGTTCTTGA